In one Clostridia bacterium genomic region, the following are encoded:
- a CDS encoding electron transfer flavoprotein subunit beta/FixA family protein codes for MNILVCIKQVPGSSNVEVDPVTGVLKRDGVQSKMNPYDLYAIELALTLTQKYGGTVETITMGPPQAKTVIVESICMGAKCGTVLSDRKFAGADVLATAYTISQGIRKAGKFDLILCGKQTTDGDTAQVGAEVAEFLHIPNVANVLSIEKIENNEITLSASLDEKNVQMAVQMPCLLSVDGDINSPRLPSYKVKQTVTDDMVRFISFDDFEDKNPDNYGLSGSATQVERIFPPEKNTEKCAFTGSAEEQTEALFSLIRGRKLI; via the coding sequence ATGAATATTCTGGTATGCATCAAGCAGGTGCCCGGCTCATCGAATGTTGAGGTTGATCCGGTGACCGGCGTTTTGAAAAGAGACGGTGTACAAAGCAAAATGAATCCGTATGATTTATATGCAATTGAGCTTGCATTAACACTCACACAAAAATATGGCGGAACGGTGGAAACCATTACCATGGGACCGCCACAGGCAAAGACTGTGATTGTAGAATCCATTTGCATGGGTGCTAAGTGTGGTACGGTTTTGAGCGACCGCAAATTTGCAGGCGCAGATGTACTTGCTACAGCATACACCATTTCGCAGGGAATCCGTAAGGCTGGAAAGTTTGATTTGATTCTTTGCGGCAAGCAGACCACCGACGGTGATACCGCACAGGTTGGTGCAGAAGTAGCTGAATTTTTGCACATTCCGAATGTTGCAAATGTGTTGTCTATTGAAAAAATTGAAAACAATGAAATCACCTTATCCGCATCGCTGGACGAGAAAAATGTGCAGATGGCCGTTCAAATGCCTTGCCTGCTGTCTGTTGACGGCGATATCAATTCGCCGCGCCTGCCGTCCTATAAAGTAAAGCAAACCGTAACCGATGATATGGTTCGATTTATTTCTTTTGACGATTTTGAAGACAAAAATCCGGACAACTACGGACTTTCTGGTTCTGCAACCCAGGTAGAACGTATTTTCCCACCTGAGAAAAATACGGAAAAATGTGCGTTTACCGGCTCAGCAGAAGAACAGACCGAGGCGCTGTTTTCACTGATTCGCGGACGAAAGCTGATATAG
- a CDS encoding family 16 glycosylhydrolase: protein MKKTICLLLVFCMLCGSVSVLAASAATEYAYSVETVSGEIIIPVSETTGEWKESGAVKNYDGGQHIYSGNKGDTATYLIQDIKAGNYRVFYWLMPHVKECKKFTVDISHNGKVSAVELSAKLAEGETAGPGWVDCGVFDFAGSGAEKASTTHPGGIMRAGAIKLVPTNDAVSDVPAAPEKEDEKIEPPVIEETKPALSEGLTTEIFANETVIPYTETTGEWKKSSAVPGYDGNGHIYSEGEGKTMTFKVPSVKEGNYEVYFWVMAHTKNISNIDLTVKHNGKTDALTLKQRYGTNTEAGWSLMGVYDFKGDGNESVILTNNVGIVRGSAIKIVPTEKAAGEVQEVVKTEDVPVDPRTPVKPYVADGAREDSLKQIAGAPNDKYTLLFADEFDAPIDQDIWHYRLDEKSGGKNLAANVYTHDGRMYHDIEYKNINGTETITGGGIISNKLFGYGYYEFKGSMMNVTGGVHSAFWLHGGSASEYTKDFRKIHTQEIDFEFNSDRPYVACNYYCPIGAKLGFYNQIMEGFDTSVEHIYAFEWLPNRLNFYVDGELVWSKDGEEAQLHYAQQFLWITSLAWETGDTKADKALLPQVNSFDYVRYYAMPLKDINLLGASEFEYNQNPEFGTTPVALQTPLAWGETGSIDASLLERNDEYAVGGNHVLAHRSEEDYKVTTYQRLYHIPNATYNFEAYVMSSGDQNESKVVISGFDGDRTMEVAIPQTDKMTKIELPGVVVKDNHVKIEIISDAKAGQWMLMDNPSFYATSGEVVEKHIPYTTKFKNVSLGEMYVQTIHDAGFTSEGKWNNSSLAGYLNSKTCYSYEEDGPASASFEIEVPADGTYHIRFFKLIHDNTGKNCHVYYSVNGEKKGETGIDLTTGDAGWMILGEEALKAGDKVTVTIDKEYGGLLRASAAAISSVDMLNIEEVLILELNDRYVWTFGEKLSVDANNPDVRPKTVNDRTMVPVRFIAESLGATVSYIDATEEIVIELSGNKVVLKVNSDKMYVNGNEVQLDAPAYVENDRTLVPVRAISEGLGKVVTWVPDRFVIIGDKAYASDEAMFKQIEKFDRQ from the coding sequence ATGAAAAAAACAATATGCTTACTTCTTGTGTTTTGCATGCTGTGCGGAAGTGTTTCGGTGCTTGCGGCATCGGCTGCAACAGAATATGCTTATTCTGTTGAAACAGTATCGGGAGAAATTATTATTCCGGTCAGTGAAACCACAGGCGAGTGGAAGGAATCCGGCGCGGTAAAAAATTATGATGGCGGACAGCATATTTATTCCGGCAACAAAGGGGATACCGCGACTTATTTGATTCAAGATATTAAAGCAGGTAACTATCGTGTATTCTACTGGCTTATGCCACATGTGAAAGAGTGTAAAAAATTCACGGTAGACATCAGTCACAACGGAAAAGTGTCTGCAGTAGAATTGAGTGCAAAGCTTGCCGAAGGTGAAACGGCAGGACCCGGCTGGGTAGACTGCGGTGTGTTTGATTTTGCAGGGTCCGGCGCTGAAAAGGCATCTACAACCCATCCCGGCGGGATTATGCGTGCAGGTGCCATTAAGCTTGTGCCCACCAATGATGCGGTAAGCGATGTACCGGCAGCACCTGAAAAGGAAGATGAAAAAATCGAACCCCCTGTAATCGAAGAGACAAAACCTGCGCTTTCGGAAGGTCTTACAACAGAAATCTTTGCAAATGAAACGGTTATCCCGTATACCGAAACTACCGGTGAATGGAAAAAATCCAGTGCAGTTCCGGGTTATGACGGTAATGGTCACATATATTCCGAAGGGGAAGGCAAAACCATGACCTTTAAAGTACCTTCTGTTAAGGAAGGCAATTACGAAGTGTATTTCTGGGTAATGGCACATACTAAAAATATAAGCAACATCGACCTTACGGTAAAACACAATGGTAAAACAGATGCTTTAACCTTAAAGCAGAGATATGGCACAAACACAGAAGCAGGCTGGAGTCTGATGGGTGTTTATGATTTTAAAGGTGATGGCAATGAATCGGTTATTCTTACCAATAATGTCGGTATTGTCCGCGGTAGCGCCATTAAAATCGTACCTACCGAGAAAGCTGCAGGCGAGGTGCAGGAGGTTGTGAAAACTGAGGATGTTCCGGTAGACCCGAGAACACCTGTTAAGCCGTATGTGGCAGATGGTGCAAGGGAGGATAGCTTAAAGCAGATAGCCGGTGCACCCAATGACAAGTACACCCTTTTGTTTGCAGACGAATTTGATGCACCCATTGACCAGGACATCTGGCATTACCGTCTGGATGAAAAGAGTGGGGGCAAGAATTTAGCGGCAAACGTTTATACCCATGACGGCAGAATGTATCATGATATTGAATATAAAAATATAAACGGTACCGAAACCATAACCGGTGGTGGTATCATTTCCAATAAACTGTTTGGTTACGGCTACTATGAATTTAAAGGAAGTATGATGAATGTGACCGGCGGTGTACACTCTGCATTCTGGTTACATGGTGGAAGTGCGAGTGAATACACAAAGGATTTCCGTAAAATTCATACCCAGGAAATTGATTTTGAATTCAACTCCGACCGTCCGTATGTGGCATGTAACTACTACTGTCCAATCGGTGCAAAGCTGGGCTTTTATAATCAGATTATGGAAGGCTTTGATACAAGTGTAGAGCATATCTATGCTTTTGAATGGTTGCCTAATCGCCTGAATTTTTATGTAGATGGCGAACTGGTATGGAGTAAAGACGGTGAAGAAGCACAGCTTCATTATGCGCAGCAGTTCCTGTGGATTACATCCCTTGCCTGGGAAACCGGTGATACAAAGGCGGACAAAGCATTGTTACCTCAAGTGAATTCCTTTGATTATGTGCGTTACTATGCAATGCCTTTAAAGGATATTAACCTGCTTGGCGCAAGTGAATTTGAGTACAATCAGAATCCCGAATTCGGTACAACTCCGGTTGCTTTGCAAACACCCCTTGCCTGGGGCGAAACCGGAAGTATCGATGCAAGCTTACTGGAAAGAAATGACGAATATGCGGTAGGCGGCAACCATGTACTGGCACATCGTTCCGAAGAGGACTACAAGGTAACCACCTATCAGAGACTTTATCATATTCCCAATGCTACATATAACTTTGAGGCATATGTAATGTCCTCCGGCGATCAGAACGAATCCAAAGTGGTAATCTCCGGCTTTGACGGAGACAGGACTATGGAAGTGGCTATTCCGCAGACAGACAAGATGACCAAAATTGAACTGCCCGGCGTTGTGGTAAAAGACAATCATGTAAAAATTGAAATTATTTCGGACGCAAAAGCAGGACAGTGGATGCTGATGGATAACCCGAGCTTCTATGCAACAAGTGGCGAAGTGGTGGAAAAACATATTCCGTATACCACCAAATTCAAAAATGTATCCTTGGGTGAAATGTATGTGCAGACCATTCACGACGCAGGCTTTACATCTGAGGGAAAATGGAATAACAGCTCTCTTGCGGGCTATCTGAACAGTAAAACCTGTTATTCCTATGAGGAAGACGGTCCGGCATCTGCATCCTTTGAAATTGAGGTGCCTGCAGACGGCACATATCATATCCGCTTCTTTAAACTGATACACGATAATACCGGCAAAAACTGCCATGTATATTATAGTGTAAACGGCGAAAAGAAGGGCGAAACCGGCATAGATTTAACAACCGGAGATGCAGGCTGGATGATTTTAGGCGAAGAAGCTTTGAAAGCAGGCGACAAGGTTACAGTTACCATTGACAAAGAGTATGGCGGTCTGCTTCGTGCTTCTGCGGCGGCAATTTCGTCTGTGGATATGTTAAACATCGAGGAGGTGCTCATTTTAGAACTGAATGACCGCTATGTATGGACTTTCGGCGAAAAGCTTTCGGTGGATGCAAACAACCCGGATGTACGCCCCAAAACCGTAAATGACAGAACCATGGTGCCTGTTCGGTTTATCGCAGAATCCTTAGGTGCAACGGTTTCCTATATTGATGCTACCGAAGAAATTGTGATTGAATTAAGCGGAAACAAGGTGGTGTTGAAGGTCAACAGTGACAAGATGTATGTAAACGGCAACGAAGTACAATTGGACGCACCGGCATATGTGGAAAATGACAGAACTTTAGTACCTGTCCGTGCCATTTCCGAGGGCTTGGGTAAGGTTGTAACCTGGGTGCCCGACAGATTTGTAATCATCGGTGATAAAGCTTATGCTTCGGATGAAGCAATGTTTAAACAAATCGAAAAGTTCGATAGACAATAA
- a CDS encoding helix-turn-helix domain-containing protein has protein sequence MESIQAIKSYCDYLKTKANLSITVHFFHSDRQAKAVLAPLPIPQVHFNPYCTYLKQACGLHAKCLKCQEKALKKCAEHGAFSGVCHAGIFEYVYPIKYNGKHVAILSVGEYRAINFDTYLKKICKENKLNTKELSEYSTTLKTEIPPKEEIDTLIIPLLSMIKLVTAVTTESIPAVKQNSFASVLSYCNRFYTKKITTEILSKKYFYSRSYIARTFKKETGMSLPEYINHLRIENAKQLLKSTKTDIAQIGASVGFYDPAYFTRCFTKVVGMTPKEWRKQNKSNSL, from the coding sequence TTGGAAAGTATTCAAGCCATTAAAAGCTACTGTGATTATTTAAAAACCAAAGCAAACTTGTCCATTACAGTTCACTTTTTCCACTCGGACAGACAAGCAAAAGCTGTCCTTGCCCCTTTACCTATACCGCAAGTACATTTCAATCCTTATTGTACCTATTTAAAACAAGCCTGTGGTTTACACGCAAAGTGTCTGAAATGTCAGGAAAAAGCCTTAAAAAAATGTGCGGAGCATGGTGCTTTTTCCGGAGTGTGTCACGCAGGCATATTTGAGTATGTGTACCCAATAAAATACAACGGGAAGCATGTTGCAATATTAAGTGTGGGCGAATACAGAGCAATAAATTTCGATACATATCTGAAAAAGATATGTAAAGAAAACAAGCTGAACACAAAAGAGCTTTCCGAGTACAGTACCACTTTAAAAACAGAAATTCCTCCCAAAGAAGAGATTGACACTTTAATCATCCCGTTGCTTTCCATGATCAAACTGGTTACAGCCGTAACCACCGAAAGCATACCAGCCGTAAAGCAGAACTCTTTCGCCTCCGTTTTATCCTACTGCAACCGCTTTTACACAAAAAAAATCACCACAGAAATTTTAAGCAAAAAATATTTTTACAGTCGCTCATATATCGCGCGGACATTTAAAAAAGAAACCGGCATGAGTCTGCCGGAATACATCAATCATCTGCGTATTGAAAATGCCAAACAGCTTTTAAAGTCCACCAAAACGGACATTGCACAAATCGGTGCCTCTGTAGGCTTTTACGACCCTGCTTATTTTACCAGATGCTTTACAAAAGTGGTGGGTATGACACCCAAAGAATGGCGAAAACAAAACAAAAGCAACTCGTTATAA
- a CDS encoding sugar phosphate isomerase/epimerase yields the protein MKTSVSLWSYQKYLFAGKMTVVEAIEKIKEAGADAVELLDCFGMNFPQVRNKLKQLGLKVSSFSVSNNFFCEKEQLDDEIALVKFGIDAANYFGAKSVRVFIGYDNPNHTMEELMAQAIGAFKSLAPYAEANGIAMSLENHGLAAGKSYQVQAILDAVNSPCMLSNADTGNFFLVDENPVDAIGNLKGRIGLVHLKDVVEVAEHMQFDSIAGKHFKGTVIGKGQVDLPAIAKILKDSNYDGYLSVEYEGLEEDILGSVDESVKYSKAL from the coding sequence ATGAAAACAAGTGTAAGTTTATGGTCATACCAGAAATATTTGTTTGCAGGAAAAATGACTGTTGTGGAAGCTATCGAAAAAATAAAGGAAGCGGGAGCGGATGCGGTAGAGCTTTTAGACTGCTTTGGTATGAATTTTCCGCAGGTCAGAAACAAGCTGAAGCAATTGGGACTTAAAGTTTCTTCTTTTTCGGTTTCCAACAACTTCTTCTGTGAAAAAGAGCAGCTTGATGATGAAATTGCGCTGGTAAAATTCGGCATCGATGCGGCAAATTATTTCGGTGCAAAATCAGTGCGCGTGTTTATCGGTTATGATAATCCGAATCACACCATGGAGGAACTGATGGCACAGGCAATCGGTGCTTTTAAATCTCTTGCACCTTATGCGGAAGCAAACGGCATTGCTATGAGCCTTGAAAATCACGGTCTTGCGGCAGGTAAATCCTATCAGGTGCAGGCAATCTTGGATGCTGTAAATTCCCCGTGCATGCTCTCAAACGCAGACACCGGCAATTTCTTCCTGGTTGACGAAAATCCCGTGGATGCAATCGGAAATTTAAAAGGTAGAATCGGTCTGGTGCACTTAAAAGATGTTGTGGAAGTCGCAGAGCACATGCAGTTTGATTCCATTGCAGGTAAGCATTTTAAGGGTACCGTAATCGGCAAAGGTCAGGTGGATTTGCCTGCTATTGCAAAGATTTTAAAGGACAGCAATTATGACGGTTATCTTTCTGTAGAATATGAAGGTCTTGAAGAAGATATTTTAGGTTCTGTAGATGAAAGCGTAAAATATTCCAAAGCATTATAA
- a CDS encoding AraC family transcriptional regulator, whose amino-acid sequence MLHQTHNSQGNFNYNAFIYDSIVWESHFHGNFELIYTLEGQTEVAVNERRTVLQKGELILIPPYTVHALTTRTGNKTWVGVFSEDYVEYFKAKNGQNRYLQFTCEKHVEEFLKTALFFEGEPERYALIACLNLVCSQCVQRADLDAEHIKSSFVEEVVSYVSEHLEHDITLKGLARELGYEYHYFSALFHRNFAMHFKNFIHLFRHEKACRMLQEEKEDITCIAGLCGFGSVRNFNRVFKALSGMTPLEYRREIKK is encoded by the coding sequence ATGTTACATCAGACACATAATTCACAAGGGAATTTTAATTATAATGCTTTTATATATGACTCAATTGTTTGGGAAAGCCATTTTCACGGAAATTTCGAGCTGATTTATACCCTGGAGGGACAGACGGAAGTTGCGGTGAATGAAAGACGGACCGTGTTGCAAAAAGGGGAGCTGATTTTAATTCCGCCCTATACTGTACATGCATTGACGACAAGAACAGGCAACAAAACCTGGGTGGGTGTATTTTCGGAGGATTATGTGGAGTATTTTAAGGCAAAGAACGGACAAAACCGCTATCTGCAGTTTACCTGCGAGAAGCATGTGGAGGAATTTCTTAAAACGGCTCTTTTTTTTGAAGGCGAGCCTGAAAGATATGCGCTGATTGCGTGCTTAAATCTTGTGTGCAGTCAATGTGTGCAAAGAGCAGATCTGGACGCAGAGCATATAAAAAGCTCTTTTGTGGAAGAGGTTGTTTCGTATGTGTCTGAACATTTGGAGCACGATATCACCTTAAAAGGGCTGGCAAGAGAGCTTGGTTATGAGTATCATTATTTTTCTGCTTTGTTTCATCGGAATTTTGCCATGCATTTCAAAAATTTTATTCATCTGTTCCGGCACGAAAAGGCGTGTCGTATGCTTCAGGAGGAGAAAGAGGATATAACATGCATCGCAGGTCTTTGCGGATTTGGAAGCGTACGCAATTTTAACCGCGTATTTAAAGCTTTAAGCGGTATGACACCGCTTGAATACCGAAGAGAAATAAAAAAATAA
- a CDS encoding glycyl-radical enzyme activating protein, giving the protein MNGTVFSIEEFSVYDGPGIRTSVFLKGCPLTCSWCHNPEGQKAQPEIVRSPNGCTECGNCLRFGKIENNQIVYTEESIQNCPMHLLRVCGEIYDSGALCQKLLKNERILKNGGGITFSGGEPFAQKDFLFECLSLLKGKLHTAIQTSGYCSTDTFQKALLLADYFLFDLKIADENEHIRHTGVSNKKILPNFKLLCQSGKDFVVRIPLIPTVTDTEENITRLCKLMQENGVSYAELLPYNKMAGGKYKMVGRDYRPTFDETVDVSVRTEIFEQYHIKVKVL; this is encoded by the coding sequence ATGAACGGCACAGTGTTTTCCATTGAAGAATTCTCGGTCTACGACGGACCGGGCATACGCACTTCTGTTTTTTTGAAAGGTTGTCCGCTTACATGCAGTTGGTGCCACAATCCTGAGGGACAAAAAGCGCAACCCGAAATTGTACGGAGTCCGAACGGCTGCACAGAATGCGGAAACTGCCTTCGCTTTGGGAAAATCGAAAACAATCAAATTGTTTACACAGAAGAAAGCATCCAAAACTGTCCCATGCATCTACTTCGTGTATGCGGAGAGATTTATGACAGCGGCGCGCTTTGTCAAAAGCTTTTAAAAAACGAGCGTATCTTAAAAAATGGCGGAGGCATCACTTTCTCGGGTGGCGAACCCTTTGCACAGAAGGATTTTTTATTTGAATGTCTTTCTCTCTTAAAAGGCAAGCTGCATACTGCAATACAAACTTCCGGCTACTGTAGTACGGATACTTTTCAAAAAGCCCTTTTGCTTGCCGATTACTTTTTGTTTGATTTGAAAATTGCAGACGAAAACGAGCATATTCGCCACACAGGCGTAAGTAACAAAAAAATATTACCAAATTTCAAATTGCTTTGTCAAAGCGGAAAGGATTTTGTAGTACGCATTCCGCTTATTCCAACCGTAACCGACACAGAAGAAAACATCACACGGCTTTGTAAGCTTATGCAAGAAAACGGTGTTTCCTATGCCGAGCTTCTGCCCTATAACAAAATGGCGGGCGGTAAATACAAAATGGTGGGTCGTGACTACCGCCCTACCTTTGACGAAACGGTTGACGTTTCTGTCCGGACCGAAATTTTCGAACAGTATCATATAAAAGTAAAAGTTTTGTAA
- a CDS encoding pyruvate formate-lyase encodes MTPKIQAMLNALKSGAYKQNRTIIKKELPEEKTATQAIENLRFAVSVETPYIDAIDDFGFNRGCNLLMNYVEGNIIADYARILEGGFDAEIAQIKKSMSETNDPQKIEFGNAMLAFTDIVFSVCEKHRLLAQEKGNARLADALTRIPRQGAKCFYEALLMMKISIFFWRLSGGTHQALGRFDQYMFPYFKMDKEKGVSDEELFELLESFFISINKDTDLYAGVQQGDNGQSMVLGGFDKDGNSMYNALSRMCMQASLELNLIDPKINLRVGKNTPDDLYIFGTKLTKQGLGFPQYCNDDVVVPGLIALGYAPEDALNYGVAACWEYIVSGCGVDHPNAATMDFPHITAKAITENLLCCETFEALMDCVKTAIAKECDNIVEFGKTITYLSSPVMSFFMDGPAKHLQDMRVCGKYRNKGCHGAGISNATDALSAIKKNIYDEKNMTKQELLDALSANFEGFDALRHLLRESPKMGNNDDFADDIACALMQTFSDNLHGRDNEHSGIWRAGTGSAMEYLWKGEKCPATADGRKQGEPYSSSFSPSLDIKTNGLLSVIQSFTKYDMTKIINGGPLTLEIHDTVLRNDIGIEKTAMLVKNFVLLGGHQLQLNSINRERLLDAQKHPENYPNLIVRVWGWSGYFNELDVGYQNHIIRRTEYIS; translated from the coding sequence ATGACACCTAAAATTCAAGCAATGCTTAACGCTTTAAAGAGCGGTGCCTACAAGCAAAATCGCACCATTATAAAAAAAGAACTACCGGAAGAAAAAACAGCGACACAGGCAATAGAAAACCTGCGCTTCGCCGTATCGGTTGAAACCCCATATATAGATGCGATTGATGACTTTGGCTTTAACCGCGGATGTAACCTGTTGATGAACTATGTAGAAGGAAATATCATCGCAGACTACGCACGCATTTTAGAAGGCGGTTTTGATGCAGAAATTGCGCAAATCAAGAAAAGCATGTCTGAAACAAACGACCCCCAAAAAATCGAATTCGGCAATGCAATGCTTGCGTTTACCGACATTGTGTTTTCTGTATGCGAAAAACACAGACTTTTGGCACAAGAAAAAGGCAATGCCCGTCTTGCAGATGCACTGACCCGCATTCCGCGCCAGGGTGCAAAATGCTTTTACGAAGCATTGCTCATGATGAAAATCTCCATTTTCTTCTGGCGTTTAAGTGGTGGAACGCATCAGGCATTGGGACGTTTTGACCAATATATGTTCCCCTATTTCAAAATGGACAAAGAAAAAGGCGTTTCGGACGAAGAGTTGTTTGAACTTTTAGAATCGTTCTTCATTTCCATAAACAAGGACACCGACCTGTATGCCGGTGTACAACAGGGTGACAACGGTCAGAGCATGGTGCTGGGTGGTTTTGATAAAGACGGGAACAGCATGTATAATGCCCTTTCTAGGATGTGTATGCAGGCTTCCTTAGAGTTAAATTTAATTGACCCGAAAATCAATCTGCGTGTTGGTAAAAACACACCTGACGATTTGTATATTTTTGGTACAAAGCTTACAAAGCAAGGCTTAGGATTCCCACAGTATTGCAACGATGACGTGGTAGTACCGGGTCTGATTGCTTTAGGCTATGCCCCCGAGGACGCTTTGAATTACGGTGTTGCGGCTTGCTGGGAATACATTGTTTCGGGCTGTGGTGTAGATCATCCCAATGCAGCAACCATGGATTTTCCGCATATAACCGCAAAAGCAATTACTGAAAATCTTCTATGCTGTGAAACCTTTGAAGCACTGATGGATTGTGTAAAGACCGCCATTGCCAAAGAATGTGACAATATTGTAGAATTCGGCAAAACCATCACCTATCTTTCTTCTCCCGTTATGTCCTTTTTCATGGACGGTCCGGCAAAACACCTGCAAGATATGCGTGTGTGCGGTAAATACCGCAACAAAGGCTGTCACGGTGCAGGCATTTCCAACGCGACAGATGCGCTCTCTGCAATCAAAAAGAATATTTATGATGAAAAAAATATGACTAAGCAGGAGCTTTTGGATGCATTATCTGCAAACTTTGAGGGCTTTGATGCACTTCGGCATTTGCTTCGGGAAAGTCCGAAAATGGGTAACAATGACGATTTTGCAGATGATATTGCCTGTGCACTTATGCAGACGTTTTCCGACAATCTGCACGGTCGCGATAATGAGCACAGCGGTATCTGGAGAGCCGGCACCGGAAGTGCCATGGAATATCTATGGAAAGGTGAAAAATGTCCTGCCACCGCAGACGGCAGAAAGCAAGGCGAGCCTTATTCTTCAAGCTTTTCACCATCTCTTGACATCAAAACCAACGGACTATTGTCGGTTATTCAGTCTTTCACCAAGTACGACATGACAAAAATTATAAACGGCGGACCGTTAACATTAGAAATCCACGACACCGTTTTACGAAATGACATCGGTATTGAAAAAACAGCAATGCTGGTCAAGAACTTTGTTCTGCTTGGCGGACACCAACTACAACTCAATTCTATTAACCGTGAACGCCTTTTAGACGCGCAAAAACACCCCGAAAATTACCCGAATTTAATTGTTCGTGTCTGGGGTTGGAGCGGATATTTCAATGAATTGGACGTAGGATACCAGAATCATATCATCCGCAGAACCGAATACATTTCATAA
- a CDS encoding AraC family transcriptional regulator — MRYEIFSDSSISPLKINTIGFSRDAEVTKFGPGKRNLYIIHYVTKGKGYFNGVSVNEGQGFFIYPGQDEEYYADPCDPWEFLWVISSDNAMKEIFDRYYTDNDAYVFDFDSVTEVRKIANEIMAKNGDILDSLKMLEMYLHILNSHTYTKISTRCKTNCETYLEFCVDYIETNIHKKITVEELLDLVGVSQPYLYKIFKNKFNMSIKEYITCYKINRAKKLLVETNMLITEIANSVGYSDVLSFSKAFSSKEKVSPQKYRLLTRKNTVILSGTVTSKEDVYHLP, encoded by the coding sequence ATGCGATATGAGATTTTTTCCGACAGCAGTATTTCTCCGCTTAAAATAAATACCATAGGCTTCAGCAGAGATGCTGAAGTTACAAAATTTGGTCCCGGGAAAAGAAATTTATATATCATACACTATGTAACCAAAGGAAAAGGATATTTTAACGGCGTATCTGTAAATGAAGGTCAAGGTTTTTTTATTTATCCGGGACAAGATGAAGAATACTACGCAGACCCGTGTGATCCTTGGGAGTTTTTATGGGTTATATCTTCTGATAATGCAATGAAAGAAATTTTCGACAGATACTATACTGATAATGATGCTTATGTATTCGACTTTGATTCCGTTACGGAAGTAAGAAAAATTGCGAATGAAATTATGGCTAAAAACGGTGATATATTAGACTCATTAAAAATGTTGGAAATGTACTTACATATATTAAACAGCCATACCTATACAAAAATATCAACACGATGCAAGACAAATTGCGAAACGTATTTGGAATTTTGTGTTGACTATATCGAAACAAATATACATAAGAAAATTACAGTAGAGGAACTTTTGGATTTAGTGGGCGTTAGTCAACCTTACTTATACAAAATTTTCAAAAACAAATTCAATATGTCGATAAAAGAATATATTACATGCTATAAGATAAATCGTGCTAAAAAATTATTAGTTGAAACAAATATGTTGATAACCGAAATTGCAAATTCCGTTGGATATAGTGATGTTCTTTCATTTTCTAAGGCCTTTTCCTCAAAGGAAAAAGTGTCTCCGCAAAAATATCGTTTGCTCACAAGAAAAAACACTGTGATTTTGTCCGGTACTGTAACAAGCAAGGAAGATGTGTACCATCTTCCGTAA
- the spoVT gene encoding stage V sporulation protein T, which translates to MKATGIVRRIDDLGRVVIPKEIRRTMRIREGDPLEIFTNRDGEVIFKKYSPIGELSGFATQYAETLAKISGRGVCITDKDMVIAVSGASKKEMFEKKISSEVEMLIQERSQHIQKHVNDKAVYILEDSDKFFASVLFPILSDGDSIGTVIFFGDGVEVMSEVEQKLAQTAAAFLGRQME; encoded by the coding sequence ATGAAAGCAACGGGAATTGTAAGAAGAATAGATGATTTGGGAAGGGTTGTTATCCCGAAAGAAATAAGAAGAACCATGAGAATCCGTGAGGGTGACCCTTTGGAAATTTTTACCAATCGGGACGGCGAAGTGATTTTTAAGAAATATTCACCCATCGGAGAACTGAGCGGTTTTGCGACACAGTATGCCGAAACGTTGGCAAAAATCAGCGGAAGAGGCGTTTGTATAACCGATAAGGACATGGTAATTGCGGTTTCGGGCGCAAGTAAAAAAGAAATGTTTGAAAAGAAGATTTCTTCCGAAGTGGAAATGCTGATTCAGGAGAGAAGTCAGCACATTCAAAAGCATGTAAACGATAAAGCGGTCTATATTTTAGAGGACAGCGATAAATTCTTTGCCTCGGTGTTGTTTCCCATTTTGTCGGACGGGGACAGCATCGGTACCGTTATTTTCTTTGGTGACGGGGTAGAGGTGATGAGCGAGGTCGAGCAAAAGCTTGCCCAGACCGCCGCGGCATTTTTAGGCAGACAAATGGAATAA